One stretch of Bombus vancouverensis nearcticus chromosome 16, iyBomVanc1_principal, whole genome shotgun sequence DNA includes these proteins:
- the Ack gene encoding activated Cdc42 kinase, with product MADDEGTEWLQELLHDVQLSQFFTRIRDDLQVTRLHHFDHVQPEDLEQIGLGKPGIRRLLEAVKKKRTTQWKKSLMTKIRPGSSTKSNKRSSQPVEGSSVLTCLIQDKDVTLSDKLGDGSFGVVRRGQWTSPSGRILPVAVKVLKADALTQPNVIEDFVAEVQAMHTLDHHNLIRLYGVVLSQPMMMVTELAPLGALLDYLRKQCSQISVLTLCNYALQVVTGMAYLEAKRFLHRDLACRNVLLSSVDKVKIGDFGLMRALPQQEDCYVMTEHKKVPFPWCAPESLKARKFSHASDVWMFGVTLWEMLTFGEEPWIGLKGSEILRKIDKDGERLHEPEATPPDMYQLMLRCWAREPSERPTFASLKSSLTGMVPTVMKAISHFTMAGKMTIEQGDQIVILDGRPENYWWKGQNQRSFQIGLFPRCFVDPMRRKQREDISKPLENSFIHTGHGAPFGKSWGSPIYIDDVYLRNPMEPPDVVGVTVPPDSLVKDKYCGTPRSRKQFNYTKLQNDIGASPVKTLNASVPSGSQEGSLIDLSPEEMVNTSEAQSDTACRRVVNILDEPIDDLERQQQTSWQDEDPRTYANFPGNVDPAYSDPFDTSSVFMKLPHSRYYSHVPSDMSSRYFKTQTYGNVQNQDVGGSSQESTNYFTPESGSDVNHYSLNLSKESRNDSINLNVNVDTEENNAYSQNHYSEIDKPSPPMANWSNWPEDMQSEAQTYVNVSSRNLQTSDAPPPPPVAPNESPPKPKSNHDLAQSLNELTINSCNVSPKKLDPTFLAELEKHLGEKEASKNMITSQQNPDSSDPYASVNKLQDSTIPALRPPPQTIKRKSPQMDYRSTNLPSKVQNSWPSKSTNIQQPPRSQPEQRLETATEQMVGQIWQQSQAQQHSAYGTAQGNLNLLQIAPSNVSKPTFNHAQNSLPTANQASHFPNPTLPTGSHGITQIQNDLHQAHSSNVSKPPNVVFSEQVYAELKQTVPNLDQLSQNEFNTLYNKTVQQNILRNYYAASTSGAGDSASNLSHSHYLEGAAASSQARSGQSTRNIFGQGHPCDFSPHLKQPPVYNPPPPATWSPMKSVQNDLGQGQTAMKSNLASNLANSPNLLQLTHTNQPQEGAMTLQASSTRCLPPQMTETVVNTQLAPSTSAYPSGVSPPLTAASQQLVMSLNDEFRANKVMKVQREAADASQQEILTALQATGWDTNQAAKQILKDRQAKIESLFRLGLADRQQCEGALKQTEYDVDLAASLLLDQVK from the exons ATGGCAGATGATGAGGGTACAGAATGGCTGCAAGAACTGTTGCACGATGTTCAACTTTCACAGTTTTTCACCAGAATAAGAGATGACCTACAAGTCACTCGACTACACCACTTTGACCATGTACAACCGGAAGATCTTGAACAGATAGGATTAGGAAAGCCAGGTATTAGAAGATTACTAGAAGCAGTGAAGAAAAAGAGAACTACGCAATGGAAGAAAAGCTTGATGACCAAGATCAGGCCTGGGAGTAGCACAAAAAGCAATAAAAGATCTTCTCAACCAGTTGAAGGTTCCTCAGTGCTAACATGTCTCATTCAAGATAAAGATGTGACACTGTCTGATAAACTGGGTGATGGTAGTTTTGGTGTAGTGAGACGTGGACAATGGACTTCTCCTTCTGGTAGGATATTACCAGTTGCTGTAAAAGTTCTGAAGGCAGATGCTCTGACTCAGCCAAATGTTATTGAAGATTTTGTGGCGGAAGTTCAAGCAATGCACACATTGGATCATCACAATCTCATTAG GTTATATGGAGTAGTGTTATCACAACCGATGATGATGGTGACAGAACTAGCCCCTCTGGGAGCCCTGCTCGATTATCTGCGAAAACAGTGCAGTCAAATTTCAGTATTAACGTTGTGTAACTACGCTTTGCAAGTGGTCACGGGTATGGCATACTTAGAAGCAAAACGTTTTCTGCACCGCGACTTAGCTTGTAGGAACGTTCTTCTAAGTTCAGTGGACAAAGTGAAGATCGGTGATTTCGGCCTAATGCGAGCACTGCCGCAACAAGAAGACTGTTATGTGATGACTGAACATAAAAAAGTGCCGTTTCCTTGGTGTGCCCCAGAATCTTTAAAAGCGCGTAAATTCAGTCACGCGTCAGATGTGTGGATGTTTGGTGTGACATTGTGGGAAATGTTAACGTTTGGTGAAGAGCCGTGGATAGGTTTAAAAGGATCGGAGATTCTTCGAAAAATAGACAAGGATGGTGAACGATTACACGAACCAGAAGCAACACCACCAGATATGTACCAATTAATGCTCCGTTGCTGGGCTCGGGAGCCTTCAGAACGACCAACCTTCGCTTCTCTAAAATCTTCTCTCACGGGAATGGTCCCAACTGTGATGAAAGCGATCAGTCACTTCACGATGGCTGGCAAAATGACCATAGAGCAGGGTGATCAGATAGTCATTCTAGACGGACGGCCGGAGAATTATTGGTGGAAAGGTCAGAACCAGCGAAGTTTCCAAATTGGGCTTTTTCCTCGTTGTTTCGTCGATCCTATGAGACGAAAACAGCGTGAGGACATCAGCAAGCCGTTGGAGAATTCTTTTATCCATACTGGTCATGGTGCACCTTTTGGTAAAAGTTGGGGTAGTCCTATTTACATCGACGACGTGTATCTTCGAAATCCTATGGAGCCACCTGACGTCGTTGGAGTAACTGTTCCTCCAGATAGTCTCGTGAAGGATAAATACTGCGGTACACCAAGATCGCGAAAACAgtttaattatacaaaattacaGAATGATATCGGAGCTAGTCCTGTGAAAACGTTGAACGCCTCTGTTCCTAGTGGCAGTCAGGAGGGCAGTTTGATAGATCTGTCCCCGGAAGAGATGGTGAATACGAGTGAGGCGCAATCGGACACTGCCTGTCGACGAGTCGTCAATATCCTTGACGAGCCTATTGACGATTTGGAACGGCAACAGCAGACGAGTTGGCAGGACGAGGATCCTCGAACTTATGCCAACTTCCCTGGCAACGTCGACCCGGCTTATTCAGATCCGTTCGATACTTCCTCGGTATTCATGAAGCTGCCTCATTCGAGATATTACAGTCACGTTCCCTCCGACATGAGTAGCAGGTATTTCAAGACACAAACGTATGGAAACGTACAAAATCAGGACGTTGGTGGTAGCAGCCAGGAGAGTACAAATTATTTCACACCAGAGTCCGGCTCGGATGTGAACCATTATTCCCTTAATCTGAGCAAGGAGAGTAGAAATGATAGTATCAATTTGAACGTGAACGTGGACACAGAGGAAAATAATGCATATAGTCAGAATCACTATAGTGAGATCGATAAGCCTAGTCCACCTATGGCAAATTGGTCTAATTGGCCCGAAGATATGCAAAGTGAAGCGCAGACATACGTGAATGTCTCTAGTCGGAACTTGCAGACCTCCGATGCACCTCCTCCTCCACCTGTGGCTCCCAACGAGAGTCCTCCGAAACCAAAATCGAATCACGACTTGGCCCAAAGTTTGAATGAGCTAACAATTAATTCTTGCAACGTTTCTCCTAAAAAGTTGGACCCTACTTTCCTAGCTGAGCTGGAGAAGCATTTAGGTGAAAAGGAGGCGAGCAAGAACATGATCACCAGCCAACAGAATCCAGATTCGTCTGATCCGTATGCGTCtgttaataaattacaagatAGTACAATTCCAGCATTAAGGCCTCCACCTCAGACTATCAAACGTAAGTCTCCTCAGATGGACTATAGAAGCACCAATCTACCTAGCAAGGTTCAGAATTCGTGGCCGTCGAAGAGTACGAACATACAGCAGCCTCCCAGGTCGCAGCCTGAACAACGCTTAGAAACGGCAACAGAACAGATGGTGGGTCAAATCTGGCAGCAGTCTCAAGCTCAGCAGCATAGTGCCTATGGTACTGCTCAGGGTAACCTGAATCTGTTGCAAATAGCTCCTAGCAATGTGTCCAAGCCAACCTTTAACCACGCACAGAACTCGCTACCGACGGCAAACCAGGCTAGCCACTTTCCAAATCCCACATTACCAACTGGCAGTCATGGGATAACGCAGATTCAAAATGATCTCCACCAAGCACACTCCAGTAACGTTTCAAAGCCTCCAAATGTGGTGTTTTCGGAACAAGTGTACGCAGAGTTGAAACAGACTGTACCAAACCTAGACCAACTGTCTCAAAACGAGTTTAACACGCTATATAACAAGACAGTGCAGCAGAATATTCTAAGGAATTATTATGCAGCTAGTACGTCGGGTGCAGGTGATTCAGCCAGCAATCTAAGTCATAGTCACTACTTGGAGGGAGCTGCAGCCAGCTCCCAGGCTCGTTCTGGTCAGTCTacgaggaatatttttggtCAAGGTCATCCCTGTGACTTTAGTCCTCACCTAAAGCAACCTCCGGTATACAATCCTCCACCTCCAGCAACGTGGAGTCCCATGAAATCGGTTCAAAACGATCTTGGACAAGGCCAGACTGCAATGAAGTCCAATTTAGCTAGCAATTTGGCTAACAGTCCCAATCTACTCCAGCTCACGCACACTAACCAGCCTCAAGAGGGCGCCATGACGCTGCAAGCATCCTCGACGAGATGTCTGCCTCCTCAGATGACAGAGACGGTCGTTAATACTCAATTAGCCCCCTCCACGTCCGCGTACCCCTCTGGTGTCAGCCCCCCATTGACCGCGGCCTCTCAACAGCTGGTCATGTCCCTCAACGATGAATTTCGAGCGAACAAAGTAATGAAGGTGCAGAGAGAGGCAGCTGACGCATCACAACAGGAAATACTCACCGCGCTACAGGCAACTGGCTGGGACACTAATCAAGCGGCCAAACAGATCCTGAAAGACAGGCAGGCGAAGATCGAGTCCCTTTTTAG ATTGGGCTTGGCAGATCGACAACAGTGCGAGGGTGCTCTGAAGCAGACTGAATACGATGTAGATTTAGCGGCTTCCCTTTTGTTAGATCAGGTCAAATGA